CGAGGACGACCAAACACACGCTGAAAGGTTTCATCATCGCTATTGTTAGCAGGAAGATTTTGAGCGATCGCATAGTTTGCTATGAGCAAGCTAGGGAGACAGACAGCAAGGTATAGACAACTATAGCGGTTTTCAAATGAGCAAGAGCAAGGTAAAATGGAGAGAAAATGCAAACAGGAAAAGCGTATTCACAGGATTTGAGAGAACGAGTAATCGCAGGGTATCAAAAAGGAAAAACCACGATGAAAGAAGTAGCCGATAGGTTTGCAGTAAGTCGAAGCTGGGTCAATAATCTGGTACAAAGACAAAAACAAACAGGGAGTGTGGCGGCAAAACCCCATGGAGGAGGAGCAGTAGCCAAAGTCAACGCAACCCATTACCCAATCCTAGAAGCAATCATTGAAGGACAAAATGATATAACCTTGCTAGAAATCAGTCAAAGGTTCGCGGAAAAGACAGAGATATTGGTAAGTCAGTCCACGATTTGTCGAGCCTTACAGGAAATCGAGTTAACCCGCAAAAAAAAACTTTTCATGCCGACAAACAAGAAAGTGAAGCAGTCAAACAGTTGAGACTAGAATATCAACTGATAATGTGGGCAATCGAAACCAATAATCTGGTGTTTATCGATGAGTCAGGCACAAACCTAAATATGGCTAGGACTTATGCAAGGTCAAAAAAAGGCACAAGGGCGCATGGCTGTAAACCACACAACAAAGGTAAAAATCTGACCATCATTGCGGCGATCGCGATTACGGGGGTAATTGCGGCTCTATCATTTTTTGGCAGTAACAATGCGGTAACTTTTTTGTTTTATGTGACTGAGGTACTTGTACCACAGCTAAACGATACGATGGTCGTCGTGATGGATAATCTCAATCTCCACTGTAGCGATGAGGTCAGAACTGCGATTGAGAATACTGGCGCTAAACTGATTTTCTTGCCCACTTATTCTCCTGATTTATCACCGATTGAGATGTTTTGGTCAAAAATCAAATCCATTCTGCGTTCGATTGCTCCGAGAACCACTGAGCAGCTTTATGATGCTATCACTCTCACTTTCAATTCTGTTTCCGATTCTGACTTCTTTGGCTGGTTTTACGAATGTGACGCTCGTACCACGCTCATTTGAAAACCGCTATATGTTTAATCACTCGACGCATGATGATGTAGATGATCTATACTGCGCGATCAAAAAAGCCCTATGCAGTATAGAAGTTAGGAAATGTAATGACAACAATACAAAACAATAAATGATAGAACTGTAGGGGCAGAGCATTCCCACCACAATCTATAAAATTTGCAGATAATCTACTTCTGGGAATGCTCTGCCCAAAACCTCGCAACGCAGGGACAAATTGTCGATCAAAGCGGAGAGGGCGTAGCATTTGCAGATCAGGGTTCCTGTGATGAGTTTTAAAATTGTGGCGCAAATGCTACGCCCCTACTGTGTACTGGTGACATTAATTACCGCGATCATACTCGAATGTGCCTGATAGCTTCTCATTGGGTAAGCCGACGGGGCAAGGCAACGAAAAACGGCGTTTGCTACCTGCCAACATATTCTCGCCATTTACGCCTGTGAGTTGCTTTGCTTCTAATTTGATGGGGTTAGCTTCTTTGCCGATGGGAGCGAGACTGAGGCGGAGGTTACTGAGCAGGGCGTGGGCTGTACCTTGATTAGCAAAGGTTAGCTGTAATTTATTTTCTTTTTTGCCATCTTTGCTAGTTTCCACTTGACAAACAGCGTTCTCTAGCGTGACATTAGGCGCAACGTTGGGCGGTACGACATAAACAGATCCCATGTATTGAAAGAGAACTTTGATTGAGACTGTCGTATTACCTTGGGTTTGCGTAATTTCTGTTAAGTCGATGGGCAGTTGCTCAGCGATGATCCGATAGGAAAGCTCTTTGGATGGATTAGCATCTCCCACCCAAGTAACTCGCACGGTTTGGCTTTCGCCAGCCTTAACCAACATTTGCGGTGGATAGAGAATAAAGTCATCATCGGCATCGGTATTAATCTCTTTGCCATCAAGATCCATTTCCCGTTTCACCATTCTGATTTGAATAGCAGTAGCTTTTTTGCCTGTGTTTCTGACCACAAAGGACTGATTTGATTTTTGTCCAGAGGGGGCAAATTTTGACAACATTGGCGAAAACTGGAAGGTGGCTTCGACTTGAGATGAGGAAGGAAGCGCAGTAACTAGATTTGCACCGATGATCAATGGCAAGATGGCGGCAAGCGATCGCATATTCATGATGATGACCTCTCTATAGTTTTGTTTCTAATCGTACTAGCCCCTTGCCCTCACCCCTAGCCCCTCTCCCTCAGGGAGAGGGGAACAAGAAAGAATTAAATCTTATTCTGCATCTTCCTAAGGAAGAGGGAAACAATAAACTAGTCTTACTCCCCCTCTCCCCTAGGGAGAGGGGGCTGGGGGGTGAGGGCTACTTCGCAACAAATGTAAAGGTGAGTTGATCGGAATAACTGCCTGCGGGTTTAGCGGAAATGGCAGATTGACTAATCGCTATTTGAATACTTCTGTCGCAACCATTTGTACTAGCACAGTCAGTTATCAAGGTACTCACATTTTCTACAGTTTTATCTGTTGTCTCTAGTTGTCCCTGTTCTATTCCATTATAGTTCACTGTGTAATCAATCAACTCACCCGAACTACGCTTTAATGCTCCTCCATTTATTGATTTTGCATTAACGATAAATCCATTTGCATTATCTGTTTTGATATTCACCTTGCCAATTAAGGTGTTGGGCAATGCGGTGTTAGGAATCAGGACAACAGGTGGAGAAATGGTAGTAGAACTAAAGGTAATGGAATTAACTTGGGTAAATGCGGGGAAGGGGCATAGGTAATAGCAGCTTGAGAATAATAGGAAAGAAATTGAGAACTTTTTGAACATAGTTAATAGGGCTTCAATTACTTAACAGTATAGAGGACGCATTGCGCCCCCCCTATACTGTTAAGTAATTGTAAGATGGATACCATTTAGGCTAGAAATTAAGAAGGTTCTTAGGTTCAGCTTTACAAGGATCATCTATACATCTTGGTTTAATGCTTTGATACCTGATCAACACTTAAAAACCTGAGACAAGCCCAACGGTAATTGTATCTTTATAGTCACCAGCTTTACGA
This genomic stretch from Pseudanabaena galeata CCNP1313 harbors:
- a CDS encoding helix-turn-helix domain-containing protein, whose amino-acid sequence is MQTGKAYSQDLRERVIAGYQKGKTTMKEVADRFAVSRSWVNNLVQRQKQTGSVAAKPHGGGAVAKVNATHYPILEAIIEGQNDITLLEISQRFAEKTEILVSQSTICRALQEIELTRKKKLFMPTNKKVKQSNS
- a CDS encoding IS630 family transposase; this translates as MSSLTGNRVNPQKKTFHADKQESEAVKQLRLEYQLIMWAIETNNLVFIDESGTNLNMARTYARSKKGTRAHGCKPHNKGKNLTIIAAIAITGVIAALSFFGSNNAVTFLFYVTEVLVPQLNDTMVVVMDNLNLHCSDEVRTAIENTGAKLIFLPTYSPDLSPIEMFWSKIKSILRSIAPRTTEQLYDAITLTFNSVSDSDFFGWFYECDARTTLI
- a CDS encoding fimbrial biogenesis chaperone, whose translation is MNMRSLAAILPLIIGANLVTALPSSSQVEATFQFSPMLSKFAPSGQKSNQSFVVRNTGKKATAIQIRMVKREMDLDGKEINTDADDDFILYPPQMLVKAGESQTVRVTWVGDANPSKELSYRIIAEQLPIDLTEITQTQGNTTVSIKVLFQYMGSVYVVPPNVAPNVTLENAVCQVETSKDGKKENKLQLTFANQGTAHALLSNLRLSLAPIGKEANPIKLEAKQLTGVNGENMLAGSKRRFSLPCPVGLPNEKLSGTFEYDRGN